In Chryseobacterium lactis, a single genomic region encodes these proteins:
- a CDS encoding sigma-54-dependent transcriptional regulator, which yields MRKKEAHILIVDDDEDILFSARVWLKKFFSVVSCLSKPAEIVKFIVENQIDAVVLDMNFRKGFENGQDGLYWMNEIKTLEPQLPIILMTAYGEVELAVEALKNGASDFILKPWNNEKLYASVSLAVDISRKNKKLSQWENVNQKNNQYQLESHSLKMKEVLEQIKKVAPTDANVLLLGENGTGKFVLAESIHEQSERKNQPFVHIDLGSISESLFESELFGYKKGAFTDAHQDYAGKIENAQNGTVFLDEIGNLPLHLQTKLLSLIQNRKLSRLGESKERILDVRFIFATNENLKKAVAENRFRQDLYYRINTVEIQIPALRERPEDIALLAQYFLDRYKQKYHKPNLELTDDLLTALAHFPWPGNIRELDHCLERSVILSNENKFQLLIPQLEEQESTITNLNIEEMEEVLIKKALKKHTGNISLAAEALGLSRAALYRRMEKFGL from the coding sequence ATGCGCAAAAAAGAAGCTCATATTTTGATCGTAGATGATGACGAAGATATTCTGTTCTCGGCAAGAGTCTGGTTAAAAAAGTTTTTCTCAGTGGTAAGCTGTCTGAGTAAACCGGCTGAAATAGTAAAATTTATAGTTGAAAATCAGATTGATGCCGTAGTATTGGATATGAACTTCCGGAAAGGTTTTGAAAACGGACAGGACGGCCTATACTGGATGAACGAAATCAAAACCCTCGAACCACAACTCCCGATTATTCTGATGACGGCCTACGGCGAAGTAGAACTGGCGGTGGAAGCTTTAAAAAACGGGGCTTCAGATTTTATTCTAAAACCCTGGAATAATGAAAAATTGTATGCCTCAGTGAGTCTGGCCGTAGATATTTCACGAAAAAATAAAAAGCTCAGTCAATGGGAAAATGTAAACCAGAAAAATAATCAGTATCAGCTGGAAAGTCACTCCCTGAAAATGAAAGAGGTACTTGAACAGATTAAAAAGGTGGCTCCTACTGATGCCAATGTCTTATTATTGGGTGAAAACGGAACTGGAAAATTTGTACTTGCGGAATCCATCCACGAGCAATCGGAAAGGAAAAATCAACCGTTTGTACATATTGACTTGGGAAGTATTTCGGAGAGTCTTTTTGAATCTGAGCTTTTCGGATATAAAAAAGGAGCATTTACGGATGCCCATCAGGATTATGCCGGAAAAATTGAAAATGCCCAAAATGGAACCGTCTTTCTTGATGAGATTGGAAACCTGCCACTCCACCTTCAGACAAAATTATTAAGCCTGATTCAAAATAGAAAATTGTCCAGGCTTGGAGAATCCAAAGAACGAATACTGGATGTACGTTTTATTTTTGCTACCAATGAAAATTTAAAAAAGGCAGTTGCTGAAAACCGTTTTCGTCAGGATTTATATTACAGAATCAATACGGTGGAAATTCAAATTCCGGCATTACGGGAAAGACCGGAAGATATAGCATTGCTGGCCCAATATTTTTTGGATCGTTATAAACAAAAGTATCATAAACCCAATCTGGAACTTACAGATGATCTGTTGACAGCGCTCGCCCATTTTCCGTGGCCGGGAAATATCCGGGAACTGGACCACTGTCTGGAAAGAAGTGTTATCTTGTCCAATGAAAATAAATTTCAGTTATTAATCCCTCAGCTGGAAGAACAGGAAAGCACAATAACCAATCTCAATATTGAAGAAATGGAAGAAGTACTGATTAAAAAAGCTTTAAAAAAACATACAGGAAATATTTCTCTGGCCGCAGAAGCGTTAGGTCTTTCAAGAGCTGCCCTGTACAGAAGAATGGAAAAATTTGGATTATAA
- a CDS encoding efflux RND transporter periplasmic adaptor subunit — MDTKIVKKKSKLKFVLIGLVILVLVILSGMYFNKQKKTYNISAEDIQTDQVTQGKFEDMLMVTAQTQSLNSSLVNVLEGGAVKEIFAEDGQMLTKGQPIARVYNPNTEFSYMNQETGVMQQISQMRSTLLELKNQELVQDKELLQAQNDYNTALQNFNLQKRLYDAEIGKKTDYDISVQNLTYQKQRKSIIEKGFSTEKNSRNAQMSAINTSIGQMDKSLQILRSNKNNFLIMAPASGRLSSFAISLGENLTSGRSIGKVDLMDGYKLVAKVDEYYINKLQNGVKGVLDNNDKSYEVIITKILPEVKDGQFLAELNFTEKKPENLKIGMTFGLKLKLSADTRSIMIPKGNFSKDTNGKWIFVVKGNKAEKRAISLGRENPLYYEVVSGLKAGETVITSDYSDLKKYEMLDIKK, encoded by the coding sequence ATGGATACGAAAATAGTAAAAAAGAAATCGAAATTAAAATTTGTTTTAATCGGATTGGTCATATTAGTGTTAGTCATACTATCCGGTATGTATTTCAATAAACAGAAAAAAACATATAATATCTCTGCTGAAGATATTCAAACCGATCAGGTTACGCAAGGGAAGTTTGAAGATATGCTGATGGTAACAGCACAAACTCAATCGCTTAATTCTTCATTAGTCAATGTTCTGGAAGGAGGAGCTGTAAAGGAGATTTTTGCAGAAGACGGGCAAATGCTTACCAAGGGTCAGCCCATTGCAAGAGTGTATAATCCTAATACGGAATTCAGTTATATGAATCAGGAGACGGGTGTCATGCAGCAGATCAGCCAGATGAGAAGTACTCTTCTTGAGCTGAAAAATCAGGAACTGGTACAAGATAAGGAATTGTTACAGGCTCAAAATGACTATAATACGGCACTTCAGAATTTTAACTTACAGAAAAGGCTCTACGATGCGGAGATTGGAAAAAAAACAGACTATGACATCAGTGTGCAGAATCTGACCTATCAGAAACAAAGAAAATCAATTATTGAAAAAGGGTTCTCGACAGAAAAGAATTCAAGAAATGCGCAGATGTCGGCGATCAATACATCAATAGGCCAGATGGATAAAAGTCTTCAGATTTTACGTTCCAATAAAAATAATTTTCTGATCATGGCTCCGGCTTCAGGAAGGCTGTCCTCATTTGCTATTTCATTGGGCGAAAACCTTACCAGCGGGCGGAGTATCGGAAAAGTTGATCTGATGGATGGGTATAAACTGGTGGCCAAGGTGGATGAATATTATATCAATAAGCTTCAGAATGGAGTAAAAGGAGTACTTGATAATAATGATAAATCCTATGAAGTCATCATCACCAAAATTCTGCCTGAAGTAAAGGACGGTCAGTTTCTGGCAGAGCTTAATTTTACAGAAAAGAAGCCTGAAAATCTGAAAATAGGGATGACTTTTGGATTGAAGCTCAAACTTTCTGCAGATACCCGCAGTATTATGATTCCTAAAGGAAATTTTTCAAAAGATACGAATGGAAAGTGGATCTTTGTAGTCAAAGGAAATAAAGCAGAAAAAAGAGCAATCAGTCTGGGAAGAGAGAATCCGCTTTACTATGAGGTGGTTTCAGGACTGAAAGCTGGAGAAACTGTTATTACTTCAGATTATTCAGATCTCAAAAAATATGAAATGCTCGATATTAAAAAGTAA